The sequence TCTTATAACTAACCGATAAAAATACTTTCTTGTCTTACCAATGGACACGGCGCTTAATCTATCGTTTTATGAGTAAAAAGTGAGTCAATCAGATTGGCACAGGCAACGAAAATATTTGCTGTGTAGCAATAGATTAAATCGTTCAAGGATCAGCATAAATACAGGTCATTTACACATCTGTCAGTTATCTTTAAAGGCCATGACATTAACTCATCATTATCCCTTATCAAGCTCGTATGAAATAAATTAAGAATATTAAGATGTTTCAAATTATTGGCATTGGCTATGTGTTACATACCTAATGTATCAATATCATCATTGACACAGGCAACGAAAATATTTGTTGTGTAGCAATAGATTAAATCGTTCAAGGATCAGCATAAATACAGGCTATTTACACATCAGTCAGTTATCTTTAAAGGCCATGATATTAACTCATCATTATCCCTTATCAAGCTCGTATGAAATAAATTAAGAATATTAAGATGTTTCAAATTATTGGCATTGGCTATGTGTTACATACCCAATATATCAATATCATCATTATTAGCTGGGGACTACTCCAGATCATACGTCTTAAAAAATCATTTACTGATGCTTTTATTTTAATTGTATTGCAATCTAAATTAGATTATTTATCAAAAATAAATATCAATTTTGATTATCAGATATTAAAGGGGAAAGAGAGGGTATAAAATCGAAATTAAATAACGCTTCTTTTTATGATGCTCTTGTAATGTATTGCTATGCAAAAAAGTATTAAAAAGAAGTTTTTTACGCGTTTATATTTTAATTTTTTACGAATTAACTATTTTTTTAAATATGGCTATTACGCACCTCATCCTTATTCGACTACTTAATATTTACCATCACCACATAATTTAAAAATATCCTCTTGGTTATTTTAAATATTACGTATTCCTGTCATTGAGTGCTTTTTTATTAATCCATTGATAATGAAGTGAAATAAAATAAAATAATAGTAAAAAACGATCAATATTATTATTTTTGATAGATAAAGCCTATTGAAAATGCACTTATCGATCGATAATAACGTATTTACACACCTTGATATTAGTATTAGATTTTACTCAGGAAATAAGTAAATAATAAAAAAACAAAGAAAATCAAAGTACATTAAATAATAAAAGTATCTAATTTTGATTAGTCAAATTAGATACTTTAAGATAATTCATTTATTATGATTTAAACAAAAATACGGCCTTATCATATGAAAAAAAATAATGATTTATTATTAAGGAGAAATATTGGCATATATATTAGAAATGCGCGTAATGATAAGTCTTTGTCAGGTAAAAGATTGGGTGAGTTATTAAATGTAAGTCAGCAGCAAATATCACGTTATGAAAATGCGATGACTAGCATTAATATCGAAACCATGAACGCCATTTTAATTATCTTAGATAAAGACTGGTTTGATTTTCTTGATTATATAATGAAAAATAAAATATAAAATTAAGAGCACGCACGTTCTCTTTTATGCCATTTGTTATTTTAAATAATACGTAATTTGTAACAAGATGGAATTTAAATCGCACTTTATATATCTCTTTTTACGAGGGCGATTAGCCACACATTCAAGCTATTTTTTAATCATCTTTAAAAAAAGAGTCAATGATAGGCTGACTCTTTTTTTTAAAAGGGGTTATATCGAAAGAGGTCATTTTCTGAATATAACCAAATAAGCGTCATTTTAATTTTTTTCAAAGGTATTTAATTATGCGTACTAAATTAATCGCGCTGTCCGTTCCTTTCTTATTAATGGGAATGGGCTCAGCACAAGCGGCTAACCAAGCCAACGTGGAATTTTTAGGGAATATCCAAGCGGTCAGCTGCGATATCAACGTTAACGGCCAAAACCAAGTGGTTTTAGGTAGTGTACGTACTTCCGATTTCACTACTGCATCAACACCCGTTGCTGCGGGTCAAACCGATTTCCAATTAACCTTAAGTGGTTGTGATGCACTGAAAACAGCGGGTAAAGCACAGGTTGAAATTAGCGGTGATACCGTACCTGGTACCACTAACATTTTCTTACAAAAAAGCAAAAACCCAACCAGCAATGCGGGTGTGATGATTTTAGATGACAAAAAACAGCCGATTGAAAATGGTAAAGCCGTCCAAATGGCCGATATCACAGCACCAGAAGAAGGTGGTGAATTCGCTTCTCTGGACAATGTATCAATAAAATTAACTGCTGCTTATGGCTCGACTGCCACTGATCAAGACGTGACCACAGGGACATTTAAAGCACCTGTTTTATTCTCATTTGTTTATGAGTAAATAACCATGAGGGGGGGAAACCTCCCTTTTATTCTATCAGGGGGATAGGTTGTGAAATCGATTTTGACGTTATGCTTTAGTGCCATGATGGTATTATGCCCCACTTATACTTTTGCGGGGATCTCTTACCAATTAGGGGCATTAAGAGTGGTGTACCCTGAAGGGGAAAAGGGCGTACCTTTAACGCTGATTAATAACACGAAAGAGGAGTCTGTTTTAACTCAAACTGTGACATTAAAAACTCCGTCAGGGCCTGAAGAAAAAATATTTTATGTTTTACCATCCATTGTCAAAATTGCCCCTCAATCCTCAACGAGTGTGAAAATCATGCTCAAACCGGGGACGTCATTGCCTCACGATCGCGAATCGATTTTTTATATTAACAGTAAAGCAATCCCGTTAATGGAGCATCAAGACGAACAAAAAAATAATATCGCTGGGGGCATCAATATTGGGATCTCGTCGGTGATAAAACTCTTTTATCGTCCTAAAAATTTACCCATGAGCGTTGAAACGGCTCAAGCTAATTTACAGTTCAACGTTTTAGACAAGACATTAAAAGTCTCTAATGCTTCTCCTTATTATATTACGTTGGTCAACATCAAAATAGATGGTCAACAAGTACCTTTAGTGGGTAAAGGAATGCTACCGCCTTATGAGGCGTTTGAATATCCGTTCACTGGGAAAAAGACCTCTTCTGCTGCCCCACATAAAATTCAATGGACCTTAATTAATGATTCGGGTGGCATGTATGAGTATTCAAAATAAGCGTGTGTTGCAGAGTACACTTTTTTTACTGACGTTGTGTACGTCTTCCGGTGTCCTCGCATCAGTCAGTGCACCCCTGAATTTTGAAGCCAATGTAGTGAAAGTGGCTTGTGAATTATCGGTTTCTCAGAGTCAAATTAAATTTGATACGGTGATGACTAATGAGATTAAACCGCAAACCTTGTTGCGTACCCGTGATTTTATTTTGAATATTTCACGGTGTAATGCGGTGGATGGTGAAGACAACATTACCCCTAAATTAAAAGTCTCGGGATCAGGGTTTAGTACGCTCGATGGAAAATGGTTATTTAAAACACAAGATTCACCCGTCAAAAATATGGGGTTCTTATTATATCACAGCGATACACCACCGACTTATTCGGATAGCTCACTGAATAATAATGATATTATTGATTATCACCAAACCTATAAAGTCTCGACACTTAATTTGGATACCCCATTTTATGCGATGATCGCCTGTGGTGATAATGAAACGTGTGATAAAGCGAAAACGGAAACGGGAACCTTGAAAGCCGTGGTGAGTTTTGACCTTCTCTATGATTAATGAAAAATGATGAAATCAATTTCTTTATTTCTAAGTATGTTAGTCATTGCCACGTTTCATTCTTTATCGTTTGCGGATGACGGCATTGTATTAAGTACAACGCGTGTCATTTTAGATAAAGACAGTAAAACGATCCAAATGACCAATAATAGCTCGCGTCCTTATTTAATTAAATCCGATTTACTGGAATCGCCCGATAATCTAAAAAAAAATAATACCGTGATGATCACGCCACCTTTATTTAAATTAGCGGCGCATGAATCCCGACCGATTAAATTGTATAAAAAAAATAACGCCGACGAGTCAGTGGAATCGCTGGGGTATTTAGCGGTATTGGCTATTCCTGCCCTCGATAAAGACGCCGTAGAAAATAAAAATACAGTGGCGATCGGCTTACGAAATATTATTAAAGTCTTTATTCGTCCTGCAGCGTTGGCTGACAAGAAAAAAGACAATGATTGTTTGATTGACATAAGTCATAACGGTAAGGCGATGATTTTAAAAAATACGACTCCGTATTTTATTACGCTCGTGGCGGTCACACTCAATAATGACGCTCAAAATATTTTACCGAACACAATAATGCTTTCACCGTTGGCACAAGGGACCTTTATTTATCCTAAAGCGCTCCCACCCAATACACAAATTCATTGGCAAACAATTAATGATTATGGTTTTGCTTCAGAGTGGTGTCGTTCAACCTTACAACACCCTCCAATTAAATAAGCCTCCTCTTGACTAAAATGTATGTAGGTGTTGTGTGAAAAACAAACAGAAACAAACCCCCAACGTGGTTGATAATAGGCGCCTTCACGCCTTAAGCCAGCTAACCTTAGCGGTTTTATTGTCGCTTTATGCGGGCTCAACGTGGGCGGAAGAATATTTTGATCCAGCATTTATTAGTGGGAATGAAGATAGTCAATTAGATCTCTCTTTCTATTCAAAAGATGGGGCTATTTCACCTGGGGATTATTTAGTATCAATCAGTGTGAATGAGAAGGCGATGCCAGAAAAAATGGTTAAGTTTGTCTTGAATAAAGAATACAAACTGGTACCGGTCTTCACTCCGAAAGAGTTGCAAGCGCTAGGCGTGGATGTTGAGAATGTCCCCATGCTTAAACGTTTACCCAAAGAGGCCCCCATTGAGGACCTCTCCGCGCTTATTCCCGATTATCGAGCTACATTTATCACCTCGGATTTAGCCTTAAAGTTGAGCTTTCCTCAGTTAATTATGAAAAATAAATCGGAAAGCGAAGTTGATCCCGCATTGTGGAATGACGGGATCCCCGCGTTATTATTTAACTATTCACTGATAGGCTCCACCTCTCGCACCGATGGCGCGGATATAAAAAACGTATTAGCCCAAGTCTTTGGCGGAATAAATTTCCAAGCTTGGCGTTTTCGCTTTAACTATTTTGGTAATTATGCAAAATATGATGGTCACGGTGACTCCAATAGCCATACCCAAAATAATTTTAATAATGTGCGATTATACCGTGATATCAAATCGTTAAAATCGACCTTGCAACTCGGTGAAATTATGCCGGTGTTGAGTATTTTTGAATCCTTCCCTTTTAAAGGGGTATCACTGTCCTCAAATGAAGATATGATCCCACAATCCCAACGTGGATTTGCCCCCGTTATCACTGGATATGCGAACTCCAACGCGTTGGTGCTCGTGAAGCAAAATGGCAATACGGTCTATCAAACCTATGTTTCGCCGGGGCCATTTCGAATTGATGATTTAAGACAAACCCAGCTTTCTGGTGAGTTAGAAGTTTTTATCCAAGAAGCAGATGGTTCTGTACGCAAGCAATTGATCGCCAGCAGCAGTTTACCCATTATGGAAAGAGAGGGGGCGTTTAAATATGAAATCTCGGCAGGGCAATATAATGCCTCAGGCTCAGAGAAATCAAAGTTTGCGTTAGGCACATTCAGTTACGGGTTACCCCATAATATCACCCTCTATGGGGGGGGAATGGGGGGCAGTGATTATTTATCTTCCGTGGTAGGGTTCGGGACCTCGTTAGGGAAACTGGGGGCGCTCTCCTTTGATGCCACTATGTCATGGGCGAAAATTCAAGGGTCAGATTCGTGGAAAAATGGGCAATCTTATCGTGTCCGCTATGCCAAAAGTATGCTGTCAACGGGGACCACAGTGGATTTAGCCGCTTATCGTTATTCCACCAAAGAGTATTACAGTTTTAACGATGCAAACGTTATCAATGAAAATGGCTTATACGCCTGGGGTAGAGCGAAGCGTAAAAATAATTTCCAAATCAGCTTAAGCCAACAATTAGGCCGTTATGGCTCGTTGACATTATCGGGGAATCGAGAAGATTACTGGAATAGCAATGAAGTCAATAAACGGGTGTCATTATCGTATAATGCGACGTTAAAAGAGATCAACTATTTTATTACGTACAATATTGAAAAACGAAAAGACGAACATAATAACTGGCCAGAAGATCGTCGGTTATCGGTAGGGATGCAGATCCCCTTCAAGATTTTCAGTCCAGCGCCTTTGGCCGAGAAATCCTCTTTATCCTATGCGATTAATACAGGTAATCATGGTAATACGGCGCAAAATGTGGGACTCAGAACCTCGCTATTGGACGATAGGCTGGGCATTTCCGTTGACCAAGATTACAGCAAAGAGAAACACGCTAACAATAGTAGCAATTTAAATATTAACTATGTGGGTGAGGTATCCAACAGTACGTTAGCCTACAGTTACAGTAATGATTACAACACTTTATCGGGCAGCCTTAACGGTGGGATCATTGCCCATCCTTATGGAATAACGTTAGCCCGTTATGTGGGATCATCGCCATTGGCCTTAGTGGAAGCAGAACAAGCGGCGGGGACCAAAGTCAACTCAGGAATGGGCACCATCAATGACAGGGGTTTTGCTTTAGTGCCGATTGGTAATAGCTACAATAAAAACCCCGTCTCTTTGGATATCTATTCCTTACCGAACAACGTGGAAGTGGATAATTCAATTCATCAACTCTACCCTACTAAAGATGCGGTTGTGTACACGAAATTTAATACCAAAGTGGGGTATCAAGTGATTATGACGCTGATGCGCCAGCACAAACCTCTTCCTTTTGGCGCGCTAGTATCGGTGGTAGGGGATGAAGAAAATACGTCAGTAGTCGGTGATAATGGGGAAGTGTATTTAGCGGGGCTGTTACCACAAGGGCTGTTAACGGTACGGTGGGGAAATGGCGCCCAGCAAAGCTGCCAAGTGAATTATACCTTACCGATTGAGCGCGCGGCACAGGATAAAATTACCCCGGTCATTGAATATACCGCGGATTGTCAATAAGCCATAAGGGGAAGTGATGAAAATACGAGGATTAGTGGGGCTGATATTATCGTTCTTCCTGTGTTTGCCCGTGCAAGCAAAGAAAGTCGATACCAATGTTGGGTTATCGCTATTATTTACGCGGGTAATTTTCCATGAAAGTGACGAGAAAGGCGTCAGTTTACAGATTAATAATAAAACGGATAACACCTATTTATTACAATCGGTAATACGCAACGTCGATGCCAATACGGGATTAATGATGGAGGTGGAGAATGAGGATGAATCAGCCACGCCCAGTAAAAAACAACCCTTTATGATCACGCCTCCTTTGTTTCGTTTTGAATCAAAAAGTCAGATTAATCTCTTGATTAGACGGGTCCCGAGTGTATTACTGGATAATAAAAAAGAGTCTGTTTTTTATATTTCCTTAAAGGCGATTCCCATTATTCACAGTGAAATGAATAAGAACAATATGACCATTTCAACGGTGATTAATTTGAAATTATTTTATCGTCCA comes from Proteus vulgaris and encodes:
- a CDS encoding helix-turn-helix domain-containing protein, with the translated sequence MKKNNDLLLRRNIGIYIRNARNDKSLSGKRLGELLNVSQQQISRYENAMTSINIETMNAILIILDKDWFDFLDYIMKNKI
- a CDS encoding fimbrial protein — translated: MRTKLIALSVPFLLMGMGSAQAANQANVEFLGNIQAVSCDINVNGQNQVVLGSVRTSDFTTASTPVAAGQTDFQLTLSGCDALKTAGKAQVEISGDTVPGTTNIFLQKSKNPTSNAGVMILDDKKQPIENGKAVQMADITAPEEGGEFASLDNVSIKLTAAYGSTATDQDVTTGTFKAPVLFSFVYE
- a CDS encoding molecular chaperone; translation: MKSILTLCFSAMMVLCPTYTFAGISYQLGALRVVYPEGEKGVPLTLINNTKEESVLTQTVTLKTPSGPEEKIFYVLPSIVKIAPQSSTSVKIMLKPGTSLPHDRESIFYINSKAIPLMEHQDEQKNNIAGGINIGISSVIKLFYRPKNLPMSVETAQANLQFNVLDKTLKVSNASPYYITLVNIKIDGQQVPLVGKGMLPPYEAFEYPFTGKKTSSAAPHKIQWTLINDSGGMYEYSK
- a CDS encoding molecular chaperone, with the protein product MKSISLFLSMLVIATFHSLSFADDGIVLSTTRVILDKDSKTIQMTNNSSRPYLIKSDLLESPDNLKKNNTVMITPPLFKLAAHESRPIKLYKKNNADESVESLGYLAVLAIPALDKDAVENKNTVAIGLRNIIKVFIRPAALADKKKDNDCLIDISHNGKAMILKNTTPYFITLVAVTLNNDAQNILPNTIMLSPLAQGTFIYPKALPPNTQIHWQTINDYGFASEWCRSTLQHPPIK
- a CDS encoding fimbria/pilus outer membrane usher protein; this encodes MKNKQKQTPNVVDNRRLHALSQLTLAVLLSLYAGSTWAEEYFDPAFISGNEDSQLDLSFYSKDGAISPGDYLVSISVNEKAMPEKMVKFVLNKEYKLVPVFTPKELQALGVDVENVPMLKRLPKEAPIEDLSALIPDYRATFITSDLALKLSFPQLIMKNKSESEVDPALWNDGIPALLFNYSLIGSTSRTDGADIKNVLAQVFGGINFQAWRFRFNYFGNYAKYDGHGDSNSHTQNNFNNVRLYRDIKSLKSTLQLGEIMPVLSIFESFPFKGVSLSSNEDMIPQSQRGFAPVITGYANSNALVLVKQNGNTVYQTYVSPGPFRIDDLRQTQLSGELEVFIQEADGSVRKQLIASSSLPIMEREGAFKYEISAGQYNASGSEKSKFALGTFSYGLPHNITLYGGGMGGSDYLSSVVGFGTSLGKLGALSFDATMSWAKIQGSDSWKNGQSYRVRYAKSMLSTGTTVDLAAYRYSTKEYYSFNDANVINENGLYAWGRAKRKNNFQISLSQQLGRYGSLTLSGNREDYWNSNEVNKRVSLSYNATLKEINYFITYNIEKRKDEHNNWPEDRRLSVGMQIPFKIFSPAPLAEKSSLSYAINTGNHGNTAQNVGLRTSLLDDRLGISVDQDYSKEKHANNSSNLNINYVGEVSNSTLAYSYSNDYNTLSGSLNGGIIAHPYGITLARYVGSSPLALVEAEQAAGTKVNSGMGTINDRGFALVPIGNSYNKNPVSLDIYSLPNNVEVDNSIHQLYPTKDAVVYTKFNTKVGYQVIMTLMRQHKPLPFGALVSVVGDEENTSVVGDNGEVYLAGLLPQGLLTVRWGNGAQQSCQVNYTLPIERAAQDKITPVIEYTADCQ
- a CDS encoding molecular chaperone; this translates as MKIRGLVGLILSFFLCLPVQAKKVDTNVGLSLLFTRVIFHESDEKGVSLQINNKTDNTYLLQSVIRNVDANTGLMMEVENEDESATPSKKQPFMITPPLFRFESKSQINLLIRRVPSVLLDNKKESVFYISLKAIPIIHSEMNKNNMTISTVINLKLFYRPNSLEKWFIEELSESEKLIFSIKQGALNISNPSPYWITLDHLIIDGSNIDKESLRRMIPPFGTIRYSSPVLSKNKRAYSIEWSLIDELGRSTKIKQQIIH